A stretch of the Musa acuminata AAA Group cultivar baxijiao chromosome BXJ2-7, Cavendish_Baxijiao_AAA, whole genome shotgun sequence genome encodes the following:
- the LOC135617666 gene encoding homeobox-leucine zipper protein ATHB-23-like isoform X2: MMALYISPAVTWTPHLVLLDSTHIFLSYTPPMSPSSSHYHACFSSLFSKLLSPSYHCSNQFLRPPMFLNQMACNRMPLFFPANLVLQTAHEENHEQQLHTSTSPLLPTDPPRFGGEKQQYLASCGMGNRSIPFSRVEACEEMNVEEDLSDDALQPGGGKKRRLNSEQVRTLERNFEMGNKLDADRKMELARALGLQPRQVAVWFQNRRARWKIKQLEKDHDELKRQLEIMKTENEALQARNKKLLSELLALKDREPSEPINLNKETEGSSSSDTDLDFSRRRPSSVSQPRRSSKSETAKDEGFCNMFCSTDEQSALWAWSEQHNFHH; the protein is encoded by the exons ATGATGGCCCTCTACATCTCCCCAGCTGTAACCTGGACTCCACACCTTGTCCTTCTTGACAGTACACATATCTTCCTTTCATATACTCCACCGATGAGTCCTTCCTCCTCCCACTACCATGCAtgtttttcttctctcttctccaaGCTCCTATCTCCCTCTTACCACTGCAGCAATCAGTTTCTGCGTCCACCAATGTTTCTGAACCAGATGGCCTGCAATAGGATGCCGCTATTCTTCCCTGCAAACTTGGTGCTGCAGACCGCTCATGAAGAGAACCACGAGCAGCAGCTACACACCTCCACGTCTCCCCTGCTCCCCACCGATCCACCACGATTCGGAGGTGAGAAGCAGCAGTACCTTGCAAGCTGCGGCATGGGAAACAGATCCATTCCATTCTCGAGGGTGGAGGCCTGCGAGGAGATGAATGTGGAGGAGGACCTCTCCGACGACGCGCTGCAGCCGGGGggggggaagaagaggaggctgaACTCGGAGCAGGTGCGGACATTGGAGAGGAACTTCGAGATGGGCAACAAGCTGGACGCGGACAGGAAGATGGAGTTGGCCAGGGCGCTGGGGCTGCAGCCGAGGCAGGTCGCCGTCTGGTTCCAGAACAGGAGGGCGAGGTGGAAGATCAAGCAGCTGGAGAAGGACCACGACGAGCTCAAGAGGCAGCTGGAGATCATGAAGACCGAGAACGAAGCCCTGCAAGCCCGGAACAAGAAGCTTCTCTCCGAG CTTCTGGCACTCAAAGACAGGGAACCCTCCGAGCCCATCAATCTCAACAAGGAAACGGAGGGCTCATCCAGCTCTGATACCGATTTGGATTTCTCCAGGCGTAGGCCATCGAGTGTCTCCCAACCACGTCGTTCCTCCAAGTCGGAGACAGCCAAGGATGAGGGCTTCTGCAACATGTTCTGCAGCACAGATGAGCAATCTGCACTCTGGGCGTGGTCAGAGCAACACAACTTCCATCACTAG
- the LOC135617668 gene encoding uncharacterized protein At3g28850-like — translation MGCTGSKQLRRDSGRSPSPYSRSHSLPIRYTGAAGGRSGDGHNAVALSSTTLGSLVLDRGDLSSDDETMVKSATNLQMATAVIAKELGRARTWSEITDRRIPKTPTMTPPDDPEVINAWELMAGLEDASPLNLPPPAALDRSSSSHTSHDSRRSPPDSELSSGSSSPKPQWMQLSPGDSVVYDFDPEILSSFRQALDELSPQRQSYSIDQPIEPDNVDEEEEEEEEEEEMKKPSHARTRALEPAKGPPYQSHSIPQPPESEDEEEEVEEPSHARRRTVEPAERPHHQSNSIYQLPEPEEEEEVEKKLSHPRTRTAESVDSRQVPTHTSIVRARINEFQRKIDARKTNINANSAKVAPSSKCPPGGEGKVVLYFTSLRGIRKTFEDCWAVSMILKGYGVRVDERDVSMHAGFKEELIDILGPVYGGHRLPRIFADGNYLGGAEEVRHLHEAARLGKFLECCETMPSRGKGGSVISSCEGCGDVRFVPCETCSGSCKVYVEEEEDDVGGFRRCSDCNENGLVRCSLCC, via the coding sequence ATGGGCTGCACGGGCTCGAAGCAGCTCCGACGGGACAGCGGGCGGAGCCCCAGTCCTTATTCTCGCAGCCACTCCCTTCCCATCCGTTATACTGGCGCCGCCGGTGGTCGGTCCGGGGATGGCCACAACGCCGTCGCCCTCTCCTCCACCACTCTCGGCTCCCTGGTGCTCGACCGCGGCGACCTCAGCTCCGACGACGAGACGATGGTGAAGAGCGCCACCAACCTCCAGATGGCGACCGCCGTCATCGCGAAGGAGCTCGGCCGCGCCAGGACGTGGTCTGAGATTACTGACCGCCGGATCCCCAAGACCCCGACGATGACTCCGCCCGACGATCCCGAGGTCATCAACGCCTGGGAGCTCATGGCCGGCCTCGAGGACGCCAGCCCCCTCAACCTCCCCCCCCCTGCCGCCCTCgaccgctcctcctcctcccacaccTCGCACGACTCCCGTCGCTCGCCACCGGATTCCGAGCTTTCGAGTGGCTCGTCCTCGCCTAAACCGCAGTGGATGCAACTCAGCCCAGGGGACTCCGTCGTCTACGATTTCGACCCGGAGATCTTGTCCTCCTTCCGTCAGGCCCTCGACGAGCTGTCGCCGCAGCGTCAATCCTATTCCATCGATCAGCCTATTGAGCCCGACAAcgtggacgaggaggaggaggaggaggaggaagaagaagagatgaaGAAGCCATCTCATGCAAGAACTCGAGCATTAGAACCCGCCAAGGGGCCACCGTATCAGTCCCATTCCATTCCTCAGCCTCCCGAGtctgaagacgaggaggaggaggtagaGGAGCCATCTCATGCAAGAAGACGAACAGTAGAGCCTGCCGAAAGACCACATCATCAATCCAATTCCATCTATCAACTTCCCGagcctgaggaggaggaggaggtggagaagaagCTATCTCATCCAAGAACACGAACAGCAGAGTCCGTCGACAGCCGCCAAGTTCCAACACACACCAGCATTGTCCGAGCAAGGATCAACGAGTTCCAACGAAAGATCGACGCTAGGAAGACCAACATCAACGCCAATTCGGCAAAGGTGGCGCCTTCTTCCAAATGCCCGCCCGGCGGTGAGGGGAAGGTCGTCCTCTACTTCACCAGCCTCCGTGGGATACGGAAGACCTTCGAGGACTGCTGGGCCGTCAGCATGATACTGAAAGGCTACGGTGTTCGCGTCGACGAAAGAGACGTGTCGATGCATGCAGGATTCAAGGAAGAGCTAATCGACATACTAGGGCCGGTGTACGGCGGCCATAGGCTGCCGAGGATCTTCGCCGATGGGAATTACCTGGGTGGGGCAGAGGAGGTGCGGCACCTGCACGAGGCGGCGCGACTGGGCAAGTTCTTGGAGTGCTGCGAGACGATGCCATCGCGGGGGAAAGGAGGCAGCGTCATATCGTCCTGCGAGGGGTGCGGCGACGTCAGGTTCGTGCCCTGCGAGACGTGCTCGGGGAGCTGCAAGGTGtacgtggaggaggaagaagacgacgtCGGAGGGTTCCGGAGGTGCTCCGACTGCAACGAGAACGGACTCGTGCGGTGCTCGCTGTGCTGCTGA
- the LOC135584723 gene encoding F-box/kelch-repeat protein SKIP11-like — translation MLESQSFLISRALPSSCEQESKLAYMTYHLLEITTNKRPTIVESFELNEAAMIKKAKSADDLGPPFQEEKALPLDESNYNGQHSDTNSLIGQIGCDMSIKCLLHCSRSDFGALASLNRAFNSLFRTGELYKLRRQTGIIEHWVYFSCNILEWEAYDPYCGRWITLPKMPQNDFFMRSDKESLAVGTELLVFGRDYTSRIAHIVLRYSILTNSWSQGIEMNSPRCLFGSASFGEVAIVAGGVDAQNTILSSAELYNSETQTWVTLPSMNKPRKMCSGVFMDNKFYVIGGMRSPTELLTCGEEYDTERHSWRVIPNMSLGLNGPSGAPPLVAVVNNELYAADYAEKEVRKYDKENNSWVTLGRLPERPDSVNGWGLAFRACGDRLLVIGGPRVLGGGMIELNSWTPRDGPPEWKLIARKHCGSFVYNCAVMGC, via the coding sequence ATGTTGGAGAGCCAGTCGTTTTTGATCTCCAGAGCATTGCCGAGCTCCTGTGAGCAAGAATCGAAATTGGCTTACATGACTTACCATCTCCTTGAGATCACTACCAACAAACGCCCTACGATCGTGGAATCTTTCGAGCTAAATGAAGCTGCTATGATAAAGAAGGCTAAATCTGCAGACGACCTGGGACCTCCCTTTCAGGAAGAAAAAGCATTGCCTCTTGATGAATCCAATTATAATGGCCAGCACTCTGATACAAATTCTCTTATTGGTCAAATCGGCTGCGACATGTCTATAAAGTGTCTCCTTCACTGCTCTCGGTCGGACTTTGGTGCCCTTGCATCGCTGAACCGGGCTTTCAATTCCCTGTTCCGGACTGGTGAGCTCTACAAGCTACGGCGGCAGACTGGGATCATCGAGCACTGGGTGTACTTCTCTTGCAACATACTTGAGTGGGAAGCATATGATCCCTATTGTGGGCGCTGGATTACTCTTCCAAAAATGCCTCAGAATGATTTCTTCATGCGCTCTGATAAGGAATCGCTGGCTGTGGGCACCGAGCTCCTCGTTTTTGGAAGGGACTACACCTCGCGTATTGCCCATATAGTGCTGAGGTATAGCATTCTGACGAATTCTTGGTCCCAAGGTATTGAAATGAACTCCCCTAGGTGCTTGTTTGGATCCGCCAGCTTTGGCGAAGTAGCTATCGTTGCCGGTGGTGTAGATGCTCAAAATACTATATTGAGTTCTGCAGAGCTCTATAATTCTGAGACGCAAACGTGGGTAACACTTCCTAGCATGAATAAACCAAGGAAAATGTGTTCAGGTGTCTTTATGGACAACAAGTTCTATGTGATTGGCGGAATGCGTAGCCCTACCGAATTGCTGACGTGCGGGGAAGAATATGATACGGAGAGACATAGCTGGAGGGTCATTCCAAATATGTCTCTAGGACTGAATGGTCCAAGTGGTGCACCTCCATTGGTGGCAGTAGTCAATAATGAGCTATATGCAGCTGATTATGCAGAAAAGGAGGTCAGGAAGTATGACAAGGAGAATAACTCTTGGGTCACTCTTGGAAGATTGCCTGAGAGACCAGATTCAGTGAACGGTTGGGGTCTAGCTTTTCGGGCTTGTGGTGATCGACTCCTAGTGATCGGTGGACCGAGGGTGCTTGGGGGAGGGATGATTGAACTGAATTCATGGACACCGAGAGATGGACCTCCAGAGTGGAAACTGATTGCTAGGAAGCACTGTGGAAGCTTTGTGTATAACTGTGCTGTAATGGGCTGCTGA
- the LOC135584714 gene encoding very-long-chain aldehyde decarbonylase GL1-9-like, with protein sequence MVFWEGYVSDELTGTLAPIVVYWLYAGMYQLLPPLDQYRLHTRKEEEQKNLVPLSSVIKGVLLQQLVQATVAGLMFLVTAKPSIAGSLIQPPVHVQLIQILVAMFIMDTWQYFIHRYMHQNKFLYRHVHSQHHRLVVPYAIGALYNHPLEGLLLDTFGGAISFLISGMTARTSVFFFCFAVIKTVDDHCGLWLPGNIFHVIFQNNTAYHDIHHQLQGTKYNYSQPFFSIWDRILGTYMPFSLVTRQEGGYEARILKKTS encoded by the exons ATGGTCTTCTGGGAAGGGTACGTGAGTGATGAGTTGACGGGCACCCTTGCCCCTATCGTGGTTTATTGGCTGTACGCAGGGATGTATCAGCTCTTGCCCCCTTTGGACCAGTACCGGTTGCACACGAGAAAAGAAGAGGAACAGAAGAATTTGGTGCCGCTGTCCTCCGTGATTAAGGGTGTTTTGCTTCAGCAGCTGGTTCAGGCCACGGTTGCAGGGCTGATGTTCTTG GTTACTGCTAAGCCAAGCATAGCTGGTAGCTTAATCCAACCGCCTGTGCATGTCCAACTGATCCAGATCTTGGTGGCGATGTTCATAATGGACACGTGGCAATACTTCATCCATCGGTATATGCACCAGAACAAATTCTTGTACCGCCATGTCCACTCCCAGCATCACAGGCTGGTTGTTCCTTATGCTATAGGTGCTCTTTACAATCACCCATTGGAGGGCCTACTTCTGGACACCTTTGGTGGGGCCATCTCATTTCTGATCTCGGGGATGACGGCAAGGACATCTGTATTCTTCTTCTGCTTTGCAGTAATCAAGACTGTTGATGATCATTGTGGTCTTTGGCTGCCTGGGAATATCTTCCACGTCATCTTTCAGAACAACACTGCCTACCATGATATCCATCATCAGCTCCAAGGCACAAAATACAATTACTCACAGCCATTCTTCTCCATATGGGACAGGATACTGGGCACCTACATGCCATTCAGCTTGGTGACCCGCCAAGAAGGGGGATACGAGGCAAGAATACTAAAAAAGACTAGCTGA
- the LOC103992417 gene encoding uncharacterized protein LOC103992417 — MNLDMTDLLLYQREHLDSTSVTHAGQVSTYGQTNNLSDTTLRMDSLGYELCESGRPVNLQNNSDLRTHDDGCRLVLGLGPTPNFYSADYNPTMLTKPKESATSFSWSVSGADFGMLELGLSRGSSNTVPAVIQNSCQTESPSTEKRMHVPIVDEGSTSAKRKSGGYMPTLLFAPRLENVSGFKTPTEAGKLLDVASDATIHHHHRHHYHVLNHQFQFSPETSAATDGSVGGTTDPLVTGSPADQRANHHQSKKCRFNGCSKGARGSSGLCIAHGGGQRCQKPGCNKGAESRAAYCKAHGGGRRCQQLGCTKSAEGKTDFCIAHGGGRRCGHPGCSKAARGKSGLCIRHGGGKRCTVEGCTKSAEGQAGRCISHGGGRRCQYQGCGKGAQGSTMYCKAHGGGKRCIFEGCNKGAEGSTPLCKGHGGGKRCLFEGGGVCPKSVHGGTNFCVAHGGGKRCAMPGCTKSARGRTDCCVRHGGGKRCTSEGCGKSAQGSTDFCKAHGGGKRCTWAMGCEKFARGKSGLCAAHGSLMVSPREHEVGNVGSMIGSDLFRGIVSTSTAAGNSKDNELSSSGVSSLSDCIESLDSMGSEQHLIPPQVLVPLSMQSSSYAFGLIGGGREEGESQDKSFGLVIPEGRVHGGGLMSLLAGNVKNAIGGGKV, encoded by the coding sequence ATGAATCTTGACATGACTGATCTCTTGTTGTATCAAAGAGAACATTTGGACAGCACTTCGGTTACACATGCTGGTCAGGTTTCAACTTATGGCCAGACCAACAACTTGAGCGACACAACATTACGCATGGACAGCCTAGGCTATGAATTATGCGAATCTGGAAGGCCTGTGAATCTTCAGAACAATTCTGATCTCCGTACTCATGATGATGGCTGCCGCCTTGTCCTTGGACTGGGTCCAACTCCAAACTTCTATTCTGCTGATTACAACCCAACCATGCTTACTAAACCGAAAGAATCTGCCACTTCATTTAGCTGGAGTGTTTCTGGAGCTGATTTTGGGATGTTAGAACTTGGACTGTCAAGGGGGAGTTCAAACACAGTCCCAGCTGTCATACAGAATAGTTGCCAGACTGAATCACCTTCAACTGAGAAAAGGATGCATGTTCCCATTGTTGACGAGGGTTCAACTTCTGCCAAGAGGAAATCGGGTGGCTATATGCCGACTCTTCTTTTTGCTCCAAGACTGGAGAATGTCAGTGGTTTCAAAACCCCAACCGAAGCTGGGAAACTGTTAGACGTTGCAAGTGATGCAACTATCCACCACCATCATCGTCATCATTACCATGTTCTTAATCATCAGTTTCAGTTCAGTCCTGAGACCTCTGCAGCAACAGATGGTTCAGTGGGTGGAACGACTGATCCATTAGTCACTGGCAGTCCAGCTGACCAGAGGGCCAATCACCATCAATCGAAGAAATGCAGGTTTAATGGCTGCTCAAAAGGTGCAAGGGGGTCATCTGGACTCTGCATTGCTCATGGAGGTGGGCAGAGGTGCCAGAAGCCTGGCTGCAATAAAGGTGCCGAGAGCCGAGCAGCATACTGCAAAGCCCATGGAGGAGGGAGACGCTGCCAGCAGCTTGGGTGTACTAAGAGTGCAGAGGGAAAGACAGACTTTTGCATTGCTCATGGTGGTGGTCGTCGGTGTGGTCATCCTGGGTGCTCCAAAGCGGCGCGTGGCAAATCTGGGCTGTGTATTAGGCATGGTGGGGGTAAGAGGTGCACAGTGGAAGGCTGCACAAAGAGTGCTGAGGGCCAAGCAGGGCGCTGCATCTCCCATGGTGGGGGCAGGCGGTGCCAGTATCAGGGATGCGGCAAAGGTGCACAAGGGAGTACCATGTACTGTAAAGCCCATGGTGGTGGCAAGCGGTGCATCTTTGAAGGATGCAATAAAGGGGCTGAAGGAAGTACTCCTTTGTGCAAAGGACATGGCGGAGGCAAGCGGTGCCTCTTTGAGGGCGGTGGGGTGTGCCCAAAGAGTGTTCATGGTGGTACTAATTTTTGTGTAGCTCATGGAGGGGGGAAGCGTTGTGCCATGCCTGGATGTACCAAGAGTGCTCGTGGTCGTACTGATTGCTGCGTGAGGCATGGTGGTGGTAAGCGGTGCACGTCTGAGGGATGTGGAAAGAGTGCTCAGGGAAGCACGGACTTCTGCAAAGCTCATGGTGGAGGGAAACGCTGCACATGGGCTATGGGGTGCGAGAAGTTTGCGAGGGGAAAGAGTGGTTTGTGTGCAGCCCATGGGAGCTTGATGGTCTCCCCAAGGGAGCACGAGGTTGGAAACGTTGGGAGCATGATAGGGTCAGATCTTTTCCGAGGAATTGTCTCAACTTCTACAGCAGCAGGGAACAGCAAAGATAACGAGCTCTCTTCATCAGGAGTGAGCTCCTTGTCCGACTGCATCGAGTCCTTGGACAGCATGGGGAGTGAGCAGCATCTTATACCTCCCCAGGTGCTGGTTCCCCTCTCTATGCAGTCTTCCTCTTATGCCTTTGGGTTGATTGGTGGGGGCAGAGAGGAAGGAGAGAGCCAGGACAAGAGCTTTGGGCTGGTGATCCCCGAGGGCAGAGTGCACGGCGGTGGGTTGATGTCTTTGCTTGCAGGTAACGTGAAGAATGCTATTGGCGGTGGGAAGGTATGA
- the LOC135617666 gene encoding uncharacterized protein LOC135617666 isoform X1, protein MMALYISPAVTWTPHLVLLDSTHIFLSYTPPMSPSSSHYHACFSSLFSKLLSPSYHCSNQFLRPPMFLNQMACNRMPLFFPANLVLQTAHEENHEQQLHTSTSPLLPTDPPRFGGEKQQYLASCGMGNRSIPFSRVEACEEMNVEEDLSDDALQPGGGKKRRLNSEQVRTLERNFEMGNKLDADRKMELARALGLQPRQVAVWFQNRRARWKIKQLEKDHDELKRQLEIMKTENEALQARNKKLLSETGNPPSPSISTRKRRAHPALIPIWISPGVGHRVSPNHVVPPSRRQPRMRASATCSAAQMSNLHSGRGQSNTTSITSVCTLVHGEESCLFELETGGSGYVLNNY, encoded by the exons ATGATGGCCCTCTACATCTCCCCAGCTGTAACCTGGACTCCACACCTTGTCCTTCTTGACAGTACACATATCTTCCTTTCATATACTCCACCGATGAGTCCTTCCTCCTCCCACTACCATGCAtgtttttcttctctcttctccaaGCTCCTATCTCCCTCTTACCACTGCAGCAATCAGTTTCTGCGTCCACCAATGTTTCTGAACCAGATGGCCTGCAATAGGATGCCGCTATTCTTCCCTGCAAACTTGGTGCTGCAGACCGCTCATGAAGAGAACCACGAGCAGCAGCTACACACCTCCACGTCTCCCCTGCTCCCCACCGATCCACCACGATTCGGAGGTGAGAAGCAGCAGTACCTTGCAAGCTGCGGCATGGGAAACAGATCCATTCCATTCTCGAGGGTGGAGGCCTGCGAGGAGATGAATGTGGAGGAGGACCTCTCCGACGACGCGCTGCAGCCGGGGggggggaagaagaggaggctgaACTCGGAGCAGGTGCGGACATTGGAGAGGAACTTCGAGATGGGCAACAAGCTGGACGCGGACAGGAAGATGGAGTTGGCCAGGGCGCTGGGGCTGCAGCCGAGGCAGGTCGCCGTCTGGTTCCAGAACAGGAGGGCGAGGTGGAAGATCAAGCAGCTGGAGAAGGACCACGACGAGCTCAAGAGGCAGCTGGAGATCATGAAGACCGAGAACGAAGCCCTGCAAGCCCGGAACAAGAAGCTTCTCTCCGAG ACAGGGAACCCTCCGAGCCCATCAATCTCAACAAGGAAACGGAGGGCTCATCCAGCTCTGATACCGATTTGGATTTCTCCAGGCGTAGGCCATCGAGTGTCTCCCAACCACGTCGTTCCTCCAAGTCGGAGACAGCCAAGGATGAGGGCTTCTGCAACATGTTCTGCAGCACAGATGAGCAATCTGCACTCTGGGCGTGGTCAGAGCAACACAACTTCCATCACTAGTGTTTGCACACTGGTGCATGGTGAAGAAAGCTGCCTATTTGAACTGGAAACAGGGGGGAGTGGCTATGTACTAAATAATTATTGA